A stretch of DNA from Malus sylvestris chromosome 9, drMalSylv7.2, whole genome shotgun sequence:
TTGAGTCATCATTCTTGTCTGAGAAGGGTTTCCTACACTTGAGTTAAATATGATCAAGTCCATCACAGTAATGACACATGGGAACGAAACTACTATCTGAGAAAGGACTTTCCTTAGGAGTCTCATGTAATGATTCATCATAACTTGTGCAGTTGTGTCCAAAAAGCACGAACCTTTTCTTTTTCACACAAGGCCTATTTTGTCACACACTTGTTTTCCAACAAACATATTTTCAACAAATCTTCCAATACCAAAAGATAGGCAATCTACCATATCAGTTGCCTTATTTAGCTCGAACAATAGCTTCAAGATTGTCTCACAATACATTTCATTTTCGGCCCCCAATATATGAATTTCATTTAACAAATTTTCTTAAGAAATCATCAAATCTGAAACATGAGCTTCAAAAGTAGCAATAAGATTGTTTCTTTCATCTTCACCAACATATACACAGCTCTTTTCATTTTGAATCTTGACTTAAGCCTTAAGAGAAACAACTTTTTCACTCAGTTTCACTCTGACTGGTCAGAGagactcattttcttcttccatcATAGAAACCTTCTTAGTTAACCCAATATTATCCAATTGTGCAACACAAGTCATATCAAAGAATGAGCCCTACTCAAGACACAGTTTCTCATCAGTTAAGTCTTCAGAATTATCCAACACAAGTTTATCATCAATGAGATGACCTTTTTCCTTTGAAGCAATATGAGCAACACTTATACTTCATCATCTGATGACTAGTCGATAGTTGAGAGTGCTCAATATCACTATCACTTGATGGTTCTGTCTTAGCTTTATCACTTGTGTAAATTGGTCTTTTCATGTTACTAGCACAGGTAACAACACAATGACCAACTCCATAACAACTTAAACACATTCCAGGCATACTCAAGATGACGTATTTCTACGATTGAAAACATTCCCTTGTTTCTTGCCAAAAGACTTCATTCCTTATGATGTATTTCTTCGATTGAAAACATTTCCTTCCGAAGAATAGGTCACCGCTCATTTTGACATCACTTCCTTTGTTCTTGAGAATTCTTTTAAATTGTTTGGCAAATAAAGCCAAATCCTCTTCAAGAGATAGATCATTTGATCTCTTAGTAGCTTTAGCTTTTGGAACCCCATGGAAAGCAACATcctcccctttttttttagtgtaCATCTTCTATGTCAGTGAGGAGATAATCAACAGTGTGATTGGATCCCAAGCATCTAGAAAGATTTGAAACTTCTCATTCATGTGGCATAATACGTCCCATCAAAGAATGAAGGAGACTTACAAGAGCTAGTAACACGATCACGATCCATGGTGAGATTTCACTCAATACCAATAAATCTCATAGATCATTATATCTGTATCAAGAGCATCACTATATACCTAGGCCGAATATCCTACAAATAAAGATTTAACTTTGCGCATTAGACTAGTCAAATGAGCTAGTCAACTAGTTACAAGTTAGTCAGTCACAAAAATTGCAGTTGCAAGAACAAAACCTAACTGACCAATATGTTCAACTAGTCAGAGTCTACCCATATTAGTTTCACATTAATAATTCATAAACATGAACACATTTACATATCAATTCATTATGCAAATAGCAATGACAAAACAATTATGAATTAGATTATGTTGGATTGACTAGTCAAGCTCACCAGTCAACTAAGTACAGATTCGTCAATTAATCAAACgcaaatctgcaaaacaaaCTTAGTTCACTATAAGTTATCCTAGTCAACGACAATTCAATTCATTGCTCATAATATGCAGTATAAACTTAGTCTCTTAACACATATCAAATAACAATTCATAAGATGCATGAAGCATATGCAAGTAAATAAGATATGTGGACAAGTTTAAGTGACAAAGAACACAAGAAGTTTTTGGCCGGCAAAACACACATATGGGTTAAAAAACCGATGACTCTCCACTGAGTCCAATCGATTAGTATAATCAACATTCTTACAAAGTACCATGCAAAGCTCAATTCCTAGACCTAGTCTACGAAGCAGCTTTACCTTTTGTGCAACCTTGCCTTACACGAAATGGATCCTTCGGTCTTCATGAATTTGTAGCTCCTCCAGAGCTCTTTACCTTGTGGCACCGAGACCAACACACAAACTATGCATATGATGATAAGGCAATGATATGCAGATCTAAATTCAAATGTCTAGTCAGTTTCTCGAGTCAAACTGTTAAAGGAAGAAATTGACGAGAATCTAAAGAATGGGGTCAAtttaaagatttgaaacttgaaGAACTTGAccaccaaattaaaacaaaaccatgaagtcAATGCTACCTTAATATGCAGTGATTTGGTGTTTGatgcatgaacatggttttgtGGCTAGGGTTTCAATGAAGAACACAAGAGGTAGCTCAAAGCTAAAATCAACtcttttttgaaaaatgtaaaacTCCTAGCCAAACAAGTGAGCATATAAAACAAATTTCAGATAGATTTAGAAATATTCGATGAAAAACATTACCCATAAAATAGCTTGATACTCCTAGGAGGTTTGAGATGTAGATGAAAAATAAAGCTTTAAAAACTTTTCAATCTTAAaccccaaaaaccaaatgaaccCTAGCTTGATCTTTATAAAGAGGCTTGATGTTCATACAAGAAAGGTGACCAGAAAAGCCATGTGTCATGTGCAAAATCAATCTGGAAAGATCTAAGGTTAAAAAATCATTTTCGGGAAAAAACAGTCAGATGACCTATGTAGGTTGTCTTAAAGTGTGCCTAGCTCGCGTGAAAGTAGCGAGAAGTTTTGACTAGACAGAACCACTAgacaaaatgaattaaaaataatggCATGAAATGCATTTTCatgaacaaacctttgatgTATGAAGCTAAGCTCTTGAAGTGATATTTCCATCAGCAAGATCCCAAATTAGCATTTTACCCTAAATCTAACTAAAGCATGGTCATACAATTTACAACCTTTGACAAAAGAAGCTAAACAATAAATCTAGACTTCACATTTATTTTAATAGctctttttatttaataaaattacataGATAGGGGACATGGGGTTGTTCTATCGAGGAGTAAACACTCTCTAATTGCTCTAAGTGGGAAGGAAGTAGCCTACTTTGTAATTGATGGCTAAATCTTGGGGTCTTGATTTTTTCTAACCATCTTGTGCGAGTTTAGAGAGTAAGTCTACTATGGTAGACCAATGATCAAGCCATCTGTATAGCTAAATTTGGTTAATCCTTTATCATCCATTCCATTTacgataaaataaaaaaaattcgacGTGACTTGAgtcgaaaacaaaacaaaagcatacAGTTTATCACAACACACAATGGAAATTTTGGAAAATGGCCATATAGATTTGAGTAAAAAAATCAACGTGCTATTAGGTTCAGTCCAGTTTTACCTTTTTAGactagtattttttttaatattcattttacatgtttttaaatatattatagataaattaaaattttcaaattttatgcaTCTttctatttgtatttttttttctttttttttcaatatttgaaCACTGGCTTATTTTCAACAAAGAAACTaaaggttgattataaaaaataaaaaataaaaataaataaaaattctatGCATGAGGTTTAGAGCTTTATTTATAATTTCTAATAttctatatatacaaatattaaTTCTGTCAACTATTGAGTTGACCGATGAATCTATTGATTTAAAACCATGGGATGGGTAAATTTCACAAATGATGAATTGATTTCTTACTTATGTTACTCTATTTTTGTTAGCATTGTCTATAATATTGATGAatcaaatattttcaattgaACTTATCCTTTCAATTGGTTGGTCTTTTTATTTATCCTTGTATCtttcaaaaattgaaacttAAAGAAGTGCTTTAGAAACTTAAGAGATTAGACCTATTTCAATAAAAGAGGCATTTCCTAATAATAACTTACAAATTTgacttaaatcaaattttctttgAAGGCTGCATGTTTTAAAGGCTTAAAAAGAATTTACCCATTTTTTAAAAGTCTAGAATTGTTTATTCTTTACTTATAAGAAGATTTAAATGACGTTATAGTTTAATTGGATTGCGTAATTCTTATTGTTCGAGATCTCATCAAGAACAGCTCGAACTCATCTCGGCACCCCTCAAATAAATATGGCAGCAATCAAATATAACACTTTAGATGAAAGAGATTGCTCGACAAACACTCGATATCGGCTCGAGTGGTTCACAAGGCGAGCTCGAGTTGTTCTCGAGCAACCATGGAGCTTGAATGCAAATAGCTATATAGGGCCAACTAAGTCATTTTCACatgtaaaaaaattttaaattctaaaattttgaacctcTCAGAAGGAAACGTTTCAAATTTCTCAATATGAACCACTACCAACATCACTGATATTGTTCTCAATTTAACCATATATTACTAGACTtgggttttttaaaatttaacctCCTAAATGTAAgttgtatattattttattatatttttaatgtgGGACTCTATACTCCAACACCCCCTCATGAATGATCCAACACAGGGTCACACCGAAACATGTTCCCACATCAGGAACTACTTAATTCATTATACAAAGCTAACATAACTTTTCAAGAGTCTGGTCATTCACTAGATCGAACACAACTTTTTGAAGGTCCAATCATTATTCAACCCCCTAAACTGAAGTTAGCGTAACTTTTCAACTTACGGAAGCATATTCAAGCTTTGTAAATTAGGGCCATGATGTACCAAAGAATAACCTGCTTTTAAGCTCAACATGACCCACCACTAACATTATCTATGTTGTCTCCAACTTAACCACATATTACTAGATTTGGAGTTTTATAATAAAAGTCGTTGGTGATATTAGAAGTTAACCTCCCACATATAAATTGtgtattattttgttatattttcgATATGAGACTTTATCCTCCAATAAGAGTTTTCTTTGAATAAGAAACAAATTTTCATTCCTAGTGATGAAAATCTTTTGTGAGAAAGAGTTCGTGTACGCGTTTTCTTTGGATTAggaattttcttttgatttagaAATCGCAACATAATTATTTGAATTAGAAATCACAATGCAAAATAATCCTCTAAATTAGATAAATTAGAAATCACAATGCAACGAATCATCTGAATTAGAAATCTCAACGGAATTCTTTGAATTAGAAATCACAACGAAATTTGTTTATAAGGTATAAAACTTAAAGCGTTTGAATAAGAGTTAAATAAGATAAGAAGTTAGGTCTGGCAAACGGATCGTGTCTGtcatgttcgtgtcgttttcgtgaaACAgctgttatcttaacaggtcgtgtcgtgtcacacctgttatcttaacgggtccttaacaggtctggtcactttacccaacaggtaaagtgacccgacccgttatgacccgttaagaaaaatatttttttttcttaaatttgcacataccacacattaccacataaatattacttccaAACAGTAAAACAtatttgtcatttaagtactacatctacactcgaaaataagagcctaataaaaaacaagtttgacggttggatcgttaaaattagtttcatagaattcgtatcccatcaaaatgatagattcactaacacttaaagtttatttatactttcattaagtataacataagattttgtggtatccacttatgtaaatattttaaattgacgatcaaattcattcattgtattcgtatattgtcaaggagtgtagttgtaaaaaatcatcaaaatcggagttaaaataactgttaaatcgtgatattttgttttataaccgtcgaaaagttttgtctcattcttgatctttgaatgtttgttttttgtgatttttggcgtatgcgatcttgaatcatatacaaacaagtttgacggttggatcattagaattagtttcatagaattcgtatctcatcaaaacgataaattcactaacacttggagtttatttatactttcattaagtataacataagattttgtggtatccacttgtgtaaatattttaaattaatgatcaaattcattcattgtatttgtatagggtcaaagagtgtagttgtaaaaaatcatcaaaatcggagttaaaataaccgttaaatcgtgattttttgttttataactgtcgaaaagttttgtctcatttcttgatttctgaatatttgttttttgtgatttttggcatatgtgatcttgaagcatatacaaacaagtttgacggttggatcattaaaattagtttcatagaattcgtatcccatcaaaacgatagattcactaacacttagagtttatttatactttcattaagtataacataagattttgtggtatccacttgtgtaaatattttaaattgatgatcaaattcattcattgtattcgtatagggtcaaggagtgtagttgtaaaacatcatcaaaatcggagttaaaataaccgtaaaatcgtgattttttgttttataaccgtcgaaaagttttgtctcatttctctatctctgaatgtttgtttttgtgatttttggtgtatgcgatctcgaagtatatacaaacaagtttgacggtttgatcgttaaaattagtttcatagaattcgtatcccatcaaaacgatagattcactaacacttagagtttatttatactttcattaagtataacataatattttgtggtatccacttgtgtaaatattttaaattgacgatcaaattcattcattgtattcgtatagggtcaaggagtgtaattgtaaacaatcatcaaaatcggagttaaaataaccgttaaatcgtgatattttgttttataaccgtcgaaaagttttgtctcattacttgatctctgaatgtttgttttttgtgatttttggcatatgcaatctcgaagcatatacaaacaagtttgacggttggatcgttagaatttgtatctcatcaaaaggaaagattcactaacatttagagtttatttatactttcattaagtataacataagattttgtggtatccactagtgtaaatattttaaattgaaaatcgaattcattcattgtattcatatagggtcaacgagtgtagctgtaaaaaagcatcaaaatcggagttaaaataaccattaaatcgtgattttttgttttataactgtcgaaaagttttgtcccgttacttaatctctgaatttttttttttttgcgattttttgctgatgcaatctcgaagcatatacaaacaagtttaacggttagatcattgaaattagtttcatgtatcccatcaagttcaatggtgtgtgtatatatacatatatattatgtagattcaaatctatttattttgtatgtataattattctAGTTTTAAGGggtataaatttaatttaaaacttaatatatatatatatatatatatatatatatatatatattatagttaatattttgggggtataattattatagtatatataattattataattattttagttaatattctgggggtataattattttagttaatattttgggggtataattattatagtatatataattattatagttaatttaatatatatatatatatataattattatagttttaaactttttaggggtataaaattgttagattaatatatataattattatagtattttttagggttataaaattattaaattaatattctgcttatcgtgttaTCCACGTGTATACCTGAATCAACCCGTTAttttaacaggtgcttatcgggttacccgataacactcgattcgttatcgtgttgatccgaacacctgttaatttcgtgtcatgtcgtgtcgggttatcgggtcgtatTAGGAATTGTCAGATCTAATAAGAACGGACACCAAAAAGAAAGGTAATCAATACACCCAAAAGAAAAATCTAAAGTGTAGAAGGAACAGTCACCTATACAATACAAACTAGGAAGGTAATCTCCTAAATTTAACTGCGGGTCCTTTGTAACAAGATGTTGTGAGTGTATCTCAAAGGCATCCTATTGTTGCATGATAATGCATAACACAGATTTCTTCCTCAACCAAAAGTTGTAGTTCTCCCCCTAATTCTCACATTGAAAGTCAAATGAAGTAAATATGGTAAGGAAGAAAGATGCAGgggaaaacaagaaaagtagaAGAGGAAAAATCACCCATCCGTACCACGAGGCAGCTCCCGAAGCTAAAGGCCATGGCCACTATGTCCCCCACTGAGACAATGACATGTAAACAAAAACACCTTCTCTTACTACTCAATGCCATTAACAAAGGACtcagatcctctcctgagccgtTGCCAACGGGGCCTAAGGATCAATTGATCCCAGCCCTTCAAATTCATCCTGCGGCCAAGAACGGCCAAGCagctttcaaatttttttcacgCAACCCAAGGCAATTTTGTTTGCCTTCCCTACAGTTCCCGCTCCCCTAACCTCTAATCTCCAGCTTCCGACGAATCCATATCTACTAATATTAACTGCAAACAAATCAGCTACACTACACACACGACTCTAATCCCATATCTCATCACCGGAAACCCACCATAATTTGCCGGAAAATTTAGTCAAACCCGCCGGGCCGGATTTGCATGCTCTGACTCCCAATCCCGTCAACGACAATCTCTCTCACAAGGTTATTCCCACACCCAAAGATCTCAGCTTTCGCTTATCTTCTTCCACCTCCcactgcctctctctctctctctctctctctatttccaACCCTGTCTCCTATTTGGCCGCAGGATGAATTTGAAGGGTTGAGATCAATTGATCCCTAGGCCCCGTTGGcaactgctcaggagaggatgtGAGTCCCTGTAAACACACATAGGCACATTACAAAACTGATTTGATATTTAATTTTGCAGCCtcacatattaaaaaaaaaaaaaaaaaggcacacTTTTCTAGGAAAACGTATCATATATTGTGGAGACAGCAAATCCAAAGCTGCATCtttcttaaattttaaatttttttttctgactTTTTTGTTTCTGTATATATGGAAtaatattgataaatgaaattttgtaaattaattaacataaaaGTTCGTAGATTAAATTTAATTAGATTATTATATAAATGTTAATTGACGtctttacattttatttgtgatattatttaatttgcaaatttatttcataaatttaGTCTATTACtcatgtttttgttttaatgaatttttctgTCGGGTAGAGATTGAGAGACAGGAGCGGCAAGAAGGAGCAGCTATACGGACCCCAGTGGAGACACAGTGAGGTCCTTCCCCCGTTAGGCCTACACTACGCACGTGGGACCATATAGAGGTCATACGTGGGCCCACACTCATGTGAGTATTGCGCAGAGGCAGCTTCTGTAGAGCTGCAGAGCCAGTAGCAGCAACAGAGTTGCAGTCATAATAAAGAGCAGAAAACTCCGTCAGAACACTCAGagggtagagagagaaagaagagagagaaagtgtgtcATCACACATCATCACAGCCATTGGATTACTTTCGCCCCATGCATATAAACACCCTGCAAAAACCAATGGATTAACCAAAATCTTCAACTCTACATAAACACACAATTTTTACTTTGTCTCCAAAATCTCCAAACCTTTGTTATTACTCTGCCTTTTTTGCcttgtttttcttcatcttggTAACATTTTAGGGGTTTAGTCCTttatttttgttggtttttttccttttcaaaaaGTGAAAATGATGAATGGAAATCCAAGTAGTGCAGCAAGAAATAGGTATCCCTTCACAGCAACTCAGTGGCAAGAGCTAGAACATCAAGCCCTAATCTTCAAGTACATGGCCTCAGGAGTCCCCATCCCCAATGACCTTGTCTACTCTTTCAAAAGAAGGTTGGACTCCTCCATTTCCTCAAGACTCTTCCCCCATCACCCCAGTAAGTTTTTTACttgatttttaaataaaaagttgaCTCTTGTAATttatattacattttttttgtaattttgggtGTCTAAGGTAACTGTGTGGGTGTGTGCAGTGGGATGGGGGTGTTATGAGATGGGATTTGGCAGAAAAGTAGACCCAGAGCCAGGGAGGTGCAGAAGAACAGATGGCAAAAAATGGAGGTGTTCAAAGGAAGCATATCCGGATTCCAAGTACTGCGAGAGGCACATGCACAGAGGCAGAAACCGTTCAAGAAAGCCTGTGGaagtttcctcttcttcttctgcattATCATCTCCTACTGCAGCATCCACAGCAACAGCTGAGCAcctttcttctccttctgcCACCTCACCATCATCTTCCCTCCACAGAAACCTCTGCAAAACCTCCTCTTCTTCCTACACTCTCACTCCACTCTCCTCATCAATCTCCACTCAACAAACCCACCAGTCAAATTCATCTCTCTACCCTTTCCTTAATTATCCttattcttcctcctcttccagtTCTACCCCTCAGCTTTTTCTGAACTCTGCATCTTATTCAGATAAAGATTACAGGTTTGTGTTGATTACTTAtgcaaaaccccaaaaaaaaacccattatttattttgtcttgtttttcaaatttttcatggagttttgaactttttgatcattttttttacAGGTTAGTGTATTAGTTAAGCtaaaccaaataaaacccatGATTTATTTTGGTCttattattcattttttctcataaagttttgatctttcttttgttaaataggtatcttcaaggagcaaaggaagGTGTGGATGAGCTAGCTTTCTTTCCAGATTCTTCAGCAAATGAAAGAAACTTATTAATGAATTCCTACAGAGGCTACTCCCCCACCCAACAATCACAGGAGGACCAACAGCAACATTGTTTTGTTTGGGGGACTGATTTCAAATCAGTAAAAACAGAGAAAGAATCAGCAGCAGCTGAATCCCAAAAGTCACTCCACCACTTCTTTGGAGAGTGGCAGCAGCCAGCCAAGAGCTCAGGAGACACCTGGCTTGATCTTGCTTCTAATTCTGGATGTCCTAATGGTAAATTCGATTTACTTTCTGGTCCCAATACTTCTCATTATTCATCTCTTCAGTTCTTTAATTTGAAACAACTGTCCTTTCTGGTGGTGCAGACGGTTAATAATAAAGTGTTTCATTTGTGGAGACTTAATTTTGAAGGCCAAGGGAGTACTTGCTGTTGGTGGGTCATTGGACTTTTTCTAAATTCAGCTGGTGGCTGGGGAGGGGTATTTAATTTGTTGCTGAAGAGTGAAGGCTttgtgagtgagtgagtgagtgaatGATGTAGGGCCCCATGCACACAGGAGCATTTCTGTCTTTTGCTTTGTTTGATATATTTCataatcatcttcttcttctgctttcTGCTTTCCACCCCTCTGAGAAACATGTCTGATATTTATGGACTTGCTTGTTTGACTGGAAGCATTTTGAAATTGTATATGATATGGGGCCTCCACCCCACTCCACTCCAGGGGAACATATGCAATGAATTGCCTCTTTTCCCACTTTTATCTATGGGACCCTTTGTGTGTTTTTCAAAGGGTCATCATTATTTGATTTATATTtggtaattttgtttttaatcacATCCAGATCTTATGTAACAAAATTCGTAAAATACAAGTTAAAAAGAACAACCATTTTTTTCATGTATCAGATGACATATCTTGGTCTGTTAATTGTCTGCATGAGAGAACATTAATTAAACATCCCTTTGTCATACATGAGAAGGGATTTGATGACGCAGGCACGAGCCCTTCTAGCGATGTTTgatacaaaaaattaaaactgattATGAAGTTATAAAATCACTTATCGTGTTTTTATAAAACATTTCGgatttaaaatataaactttGTCCCTAC
This window harbors:
- the LOC126634143 gene encoding growth-regulating factor 5-like, which produces MMNGNPSSAARNRYPFTATQWQELEHQALIFKYMASGVPIPNDLVYSFKRRLDSSISSRLFPHHPMGWGCYEMGFGRKVDPEPGRCRRTDGKKWRCSKEAYPDSKYCERHMHRGRNRSRKPVEVSSSSSALSSPTAASTATAEHLSSPSATSPSSSLHRNLCKTSSSSYTLTPLSSSISTQQTHQSNSSLYPFLNYPYSSSSSSSTPQLFLNSASYSDKDYRYLQGAKEGVDELAFFPDSSANERNLLMNSYRGYSPTQQSQEDQQQHCFVWGTDFKSVKTEKESAAAESQKSLHHFFGEWQQPAKSSGDTWLDLASNSGCPNDG